From the genome of Thermogutta terrifontis, one region includes:
- a CDS encoding sensor histidine kinase, translating into MIFDDFAHRYAAILRIVLREPCASFLEVAEEVGRELYSAGASSTDVLKVHERAVALLRASEADLLEPGREEKIKQLLETLLQGWQNECQSVQTRLRESLAAAENSLQMARRTARSRLRQLTRSNRLLLKEVFRRRKLEKRLQDVKTWLQRAQDLANLGFWILHIPEGMLEWHGLAKFLRRSGTEPQAIRSIEDFLAWVHPDDRQAVDSAFAEILGGKKPPQLEFRLRNDEVRYVRQDVALGWRRGKVTKALGVMMDITAVKQAEQATRQVERIAALGTLAAGIAHEINNPLGAAMLSAETALSLFRQAMSPESVEKCLQNIVASLDRCSRIVTAILRFSRHQPGTRESCDLNAVISRCCEMVHPFLEQRQATLSFSPANGLLPIQACVLELELAFTNLLRNAIESRPSGVRVRVKAAPKGHLAEVDIVDNGRGMTSQEANRMFDPFFTRRSSEGGTGLGASLAFLIIQDHGGHVEVDSSPGEGTTVRVFLPLEQNSAELGQRGEIAV; encoded by the coding sequence ATGATCTTCGACGATTTTGCTCATCGGTACGCGGCGATCCTGCGAATTGTGCTCCGCGAACCCTGTGCTTCTTTTCTTGAAGTTGCTGAAGAAGTAGGCCGCGAGCTGTATTCAGCGGGAGCCAGTTCGACCGACGTTCTGAAGGTTCATGAAAGGGCGGTGGCCCTCCTTCGGGCTTCGGAAGCGGACCTTCTTGAACCCGGCCGCGAGGAAAAGATAAAACAGCTACTGGAAACGCTCTTACAAGGCTGGCAAAACGAGTGCCAATCAGTACAGACCCGTCTCCGTGAATCGCTGGCGGCTGCCGAAAACTCTCTGCAAATGGCCCGCCGCACGGCACGTAGTAGACTCCGGCAGCTTACCCGTAGCAATCGCCTTCTCCTCAAAGAGGTGTTTCGTCGGCGAAAGCTGGAAAAACGGCTTCAAGATGTGAAGACCTGGCTGCAGCGGGCGCAGGATTTGGCGAATTTGGGGTTTTGGATCTTGCACATTCCTGAAGGCATGTTGGAGTGGCATGGGCTCGCCAAATTCCTTCGCAGGTCAGGCACCGAACCTCAGGCCATTCGCTCCATCGAGGATTTTCTGGCATGGGTTCATCCCGACGATCGGCAGGCTGTGGACAGCGCTTTCGCGGAGATCCTCGGCGGCAAAAAGCCGCCTCAGCTCGAATTCCGGCTCCGAAACGATGAAGTCCGCTATGTGCGACAGGATGTCGCGCTTGGGTGGCGACGGGGTAAGGTCACCAAGGCTTTAGGTGTCATGATGGACATTACTGCTGTGAAACAGGCGGAACAGGCGACCAGACAGGTGGAGCGTATTGCTGCTCTGGGGACGCTGGCGGCGGGCATCGCTCACGAGATCAACAACCCTTTAGGCGCTGCGATGCTCTCGGCGGAAACGGCCCTTTCCCTCTTTCGTCAGGCGATGAGTCCGGAGAGCGTGGAAAAATGTCTGCAAAATATAGTGGCTTCTCTCGATCGCTGTTCGCGAATTGTCACGGCTATACTGCGTTTCTCGCGACACCAGCCGGGGACTCGAGAGAGTTGCGACCTCAATGCGGTCATCAGTCGATGTTGTGAGATGGTCCATCCATTCTTGGAACAGCGTCAGGCGACCCTGTCTTTTTCGCCTGCCAATGGATTATTGCCCATTCAGGCGTGCGTTCTCGAACTGGAATTGGCTTTCACCAACCTCCTCCGCAATGCCATAGAATCACGCCCGAGTGGGGTGCGAGTTCGCGTGAAGGCTGCCCCCAAAGGTCACTTAGCAGAGGTGGACATAGTTGATAACGGGAGAGGGATGACATCCCAGGAGGCCAACCGTATGTTCGACCCGTTTTTCACCCGCCGGTCCAGTGAGGGCGGAACGGGACTGGGGGCCAGTCTGGCCTTCCTCATCATTCAGGATCATGGTGGGCACGTTGAGGTGGACAGCTCGCCAGGAGAAGGGACCACAGTGCGTGTCTTTCTCCCGTTGGAACAGAACTCCGCTGAGCTGGGGCAGCGGGGAGAGATCGCTGTATGA
- a CDS encoding response regulator transcription factor, whose protein sequence is MEWNDAVVYVVDDDPQMCDSLVLALRSAGLDVQAYSCVERFLAEFECRLKPACLLVDIRLPGCSGITLYRRLKAQGYELPVIFITGFPETETAVEAMREGAVDLLVKPFTTHKLLERIDEALGRAQAWAERIRMKGFFQEVIRGLNLREKQVLREVLAGKEAKRIAAQLGITAKSVLRYRAQLLEKFQVSNVVRLVQMAHQAGWNDVLEMLHWDDQAFPKNSAR, encoded by the coding sequence ATGGAGTGGAACGACGCTGTCGTGTACGTCGTCGATGACGACCCCCAGATGTGTGACTCGCTGGTCCTCGCACTCAGGAGTGCAGGACTGGATGTTCAAGCGTACTCCTGCGTCGAACGTTTCTTAGCAGAATTCGAATGCCGTTTAAAGCCTGCTTGCCTTCTGGTAGATATTCGGCTGCCCGGTTGCAGCGGGATTACGCTTTACCGTCGGCTCAAGGCCCAGGGTTACGAGCTGCCCGTCATTTTCATTACTGGATTTCCAGAAACAGAGACAGCGGTGGAGGCCATGCGGGAGGGCGCTGTGGATCTCCTCGTCAAGCCGTTCACCACCCACAAGCTATTGGAGCGGATTGACGAGGCCCTTGGGCGGGCTCAGGCCTGGGCCGAGCGAATTCGAATGAAAGGATTCTTCCAGGAAGTGATCCGGGGACTGAATCTTCGTGAAAAACAGGTCTTACGGGAGGTCCTGGCAGGCAAAGAGGCCAAGCGGATTGCCGCTCAGTTGGGAATCACTGCCAAGAGCGTTCTCCGTTATCGAGCGCAATTGTTGGAAAAGTTCCAGGTTTCCAATGTCGTCAGACTCGTCCAAATGGCACACCAGGCGGGCTGGAATGACGTCCTCGAGATGCTGCACTGGGACGACCAAGCCTTTCCGAAAAACTCTGCACGATAG
- a CDS encoding chemotaxis protein CheW — MTAATSSAFTEQLRQGNERVLQVVNFRLAGEIYGIPITQVREIILVGNITRIPRSPPQLRGVINLRKQVIPVIDLRVVFGLPEIEIDDSTRILVVQVGSLLVGVLVDAVCEVLRIPHDEITPPPVLREIDCRFLTGLSELNGKLIMIIDMARILSDEDLSAVVNRETATRCDVLAPMA; from the coding sequence ATGACAGCAGCCACCAGCAGTGCCTTCACCGAGCAACTTCGACAAGGCAACGAACGCGTCCTCCAGGTGGTCAATTTTCGCCTGGCCGGTGAGATCTACGGGATTCCTATCACTCAGGTCCGCGAGATCATCTTGGTGGGAAACATCACGCGGATTCCCCGTTCGCCGCCGCAACTCCGCGGAGTGATCAATCTCCGTAAACAAGTTATCCCGGTGATCGATCTCCGCGTGGTCTTCGGTCTGCCCGAGATTGAGATCGACGACTCCACGAGAATCCTCGTGGTTCAGGTGGGGAGCCTCCTGGTGGGGGTCTTGGTGGACGCGGTTTGCGAAGTCCTTCGCATTCCGCACGACGAAATTACTCCCCCGCCAGTACTTCGGGAAATCGATTGTCGGTTTCTCACCGGGCTTTCCGAACTCAACGGTAAACTCATCATGATCATCGATATGGCGCGAATACTCTCGGACGAAGACCTCTCTGCGGTGGTCAACAGGGAGACGGCCACCCGTTGCGACGTGTTAGCCCCCATGGCGTGA
- a CDS encoding response regulator, which yields MRPTILIVEDDPGFREAMSLALETAGYATCVAGTMEEAIEKSKGSIPLIAFVDVMLGPEPVRHAELDALKRFAPGLRIVLISGYLWLGSPIQGRYPDVDAFLRKPFRLNALLDIVKELLPN from the coding sequence ATGAGGCCGACCATTTTGATCGTGGAAGATGATCCGGGATTCCGGGAAGCGATGTCTCTGGCCCTGGAAACTGCGGGTTACGCAACCTGTGTTGCGGGAACGATGGAAGAGGCCATCGAAAAGAGCAAAGGCAGTATTCCCCTGATTGCCTTCGTGGATGTCATGTTGGGGCCCGAACCTGTTCGGCACGCGGAGCTCGATGCGTTGAAGCGGTTCGCCCCGGGCCTGCGGATTGTCCTCATAAGCGGGTACCTTTGGCTTGGCAGCCCCATTCAGGGGCGTTATCCTGATGTCGATGCCTTCCTGAGAAAGCCATTCCGTCTTAATGCGCTGCTCGACATTGTGAAAGAGTTACTGCCCAATTGA
- a CDS encoding methyl-accepting chemotaxis protein, giving the protein MTTTTLDQPKTEFSNSQLMAIVAECLHDIAKGEIPEKLRVRGTAEEETVIQAINELIDRLNDLIGGAATMAKAAAEGNLDHRLDETKYSGSWREIVAGLNRTAQAMVTPLRDVGKVLDRLAAGDLHARVTAEYTGDYQKLVLSCNALGEQLQGVMEVLYDVEKNVRVGRLAHRGDASRFRGDIAGMVERTNAILDAFTEPFRVFQEYMKKLADGDIPPQIETQYSGDFEELKRAVNQLVMVMTRLVVDENGPAAVLHAMARKDFSRLVTAEFVGKFNVLKENVNLVVTNMREALQELIASANQFAEGARLIAESSQSLAQGSQVQATNVEEVTASVEELARSVQTVKEAAAQADQVAKQTNELANEGAQAVRESLEGMELIKASSDRISEIIQVISEIASQTNLLALNAAIEAARAGEHGLGFAVVADEVRKLAERSNQAAREISALIRESSNRVQQGVALSERTAEALRKIIQGVEMSASRVAEIAAAMTQQASSAEEVSRAIQQISHITEQNAAASEELASSSEELGAQAAALRGLVSSFRTE; this is encoded by the coding sequence ATGACGACCACGACACTGGACCAGCCGAAGACTGAATTCAGCAACTCGCAACTCATGGCCATTGTTGCCGAGTGTCTGCACGACATAGCCAAAGGAGAAATCCCGGAGAAGCTCCGGGTTCGCGGGACAGCTGAAGAGGAGACGGTCATACAAGCAATCAACGAACTCATAGATCGTCTGAACGATCTCATTGGTGGCGCGGCCACAATGGCAAAGGCGGCTGCCGAGGGAAACCTGGATCACCGCCTCGATGAGACGAAGTACTCCGGAAGCTGGCGGGAAATTGTGGCCGGCCTCAACCGCACAGCACAGGCCATGGTCACGCCACTCCGCGATGTGGGAAAAGTACTCGATCGACTGGCGGCGGGAGATCTTCACGCGCGGGTCACAGCCGAGTATACGGGCGACTACCAGAAGCTTGTACTATCCTGCAACGCACTGGGTGAGCAGCTTCAGGGAGTTATGGAGGTTCTCTACGACGTCGAAAAGAATGTGCGGGTCGGCCGTCTTGCGCATCGCGGGGATGCCAGCCGATTCCGCGGAGATATCGCCGGCATGGTGGAACGAACAAACGCCATCCTGGATGCCTTCACAGAGCCATTCCGGGTGTTCCAGGAATATATGAAGAAGCTGGCCGATGGGGACATCCCACCCCAGATTGAGACGCAATACAGTGGAGACTTCGAAGAGCTGAAAAGAGCTGTTAACCAACTCGTAATGGTTATGACCAGGCTGGTCGTGGATGAAAATGGACCGGCCGCCGTCCTGCATGCCATGGCCCGAAAGGACTTCTCGCGTCTGGTGACTGCGGAGTTTGTAGGCAAGTTCAATGTGCTCAAAGAGAACGTCAACCTGGTCGTTACCAACATGCGGGAGGCATTGCAGGAACTGATTGCCTCGGCCAATCAGTTTGCGGAAGGCGCACGTCTCATCGCAGAGAGCTCCCAAAGTCTGGCGCAGGGGTCACAGGTCCAGGCCACCAACGTGGAGGAGGTGACGGCCTCTGTGGAAGAGTTGGCCCGTTCTGTGCAAACAGTCAAGGAGGCAGCCGCGCAGGCCGACCAGGTCGCCAAGCAGACCAACGAACTGGCTAACGAAGGAGCTCAGGCAGTTCGGGAATCCTTGGAAGGGATGGAGCTCATCAAGGCCAGCTCCGATCGAATCAGCGAGATCATCCAGGTGATCTCGGAAATCGCCAGCCAGACCAATTTGTTGGCCCTTAACGCTGCGATCGAGGCGGCTCGGGCAGGGGAACACGGGTTGGGCTTTGCTGTAGTGGCCGATGAAGTCCGCAAGCTGGCGGAACGTTCCAACCAGGCGGCCCGTGAGATTTCCGCTCTGATCCGCGAGTCCAGCAACCGCGTCCAACAGGGCGTGGCTCTCAGTGAACGGACTGCCGAAGCCCTGCGAAAGATCATCCAGGGTGTAGAAATGAGTGCAAGCCGGGTGGCTGAGATCGCCGCCGCTATGACTCAGCAGGCCAGCAGTGCCGAAGAAGTGTCACGAGCGATTCAACAGATCTCCCACATTACGGAGCAGAATGCGGCGGCCAGCGAAGAGCTGGCTTCCAGCAGTGAGGAGCTCGGTGCTCAGGCAGCCGCCCTCCGCGGATTGGTCAGTTCTTTCCGCACTGAGTGA